The Mixophyes fleayi isolate aMixFle1 chromosome 1, aMixFle1.hap1, whole genome shotgun sequence genome includes a region encoding these proteins:
- the RFK gene encoding riboflavin kinase, which yields MSQRLVCSSRLGSGSAAGGSTAALVLPVPSTDGLRALVGHTVELPREPPTIERALVAGKKGKSRVARGCVMSALPYYCRGEVVRGFGRGSKELGIPTANFPEHVVDNLPADLTTGIYYGWGCVGNGGEVYKMVMSIGWNPFYKNTKKSVETHIIHEFEEDFYGEMLSIVIVGYIRPEESFDSLEALISAIHSDIEQAKKQLDLPEYRKLKDNYFNSSHKIMNGH from the exons ATGTCCCAGCGACTTGTGTGTAGTAGCCGGCTCGGCTCAGGCTCTGCTGCAGGAGGCTCTACGGCTGCCCTGGTGCTCCCTGTGCCCTCTACGGACGGACTTCGCGCACTGGTGGGTCACACTGTGGAACTGCCACGAGAGCCCCCGACCATTGAAAGAGCGCTGGTAGCGGGGAAGAAGGGGAAGAGTAGAGTCGCAAGGGGCTGCGTTATGAGCGCGCTGCCCTATTACTGCCGCGGCGAGGTGGTGCGAGGCTTCGGCAGAGGGTCCAAGGAGCTCGGGATCCCCACAG CTAATTTTCCTGAACATGTTGTGGACAATCTTCCTGCTGACTTGACTACTGGTATCTACTATGGTTGGGGCTGTGTTGGCAATGGAGGAGAAGTTTACAAAATGGTCATGAGTATCGGCTGGAATCCTTTCTACAAGAACACTAAAAAATCTGTG gaaaccCATATTATTCATGAATTTGAAGAAGACTTCTATGGAGAAATGCTTAGTATAGTTATTGTAGGCTACATCAGACCCGAAGAAAGTTTTGACTCTTTAG aAGCCCTTATATCTGCCATTCATAGTGATATCGAGCAAGCCAAGAAACAGTTGGACCTGCCAGAATACAGAAAGCTGAAAGACAACTATTTTAACAGTTCACATAAAATAATGAATGGTCATTGA